The Salmo salar chromosome ssa04, Ssal_v3.1, whole genome shotgun sequence genomic sequence GCAGAATGCAgaccacagttgacagagcacaGAGAAGTAGCAGAGACAGGACCAAAGTCACAATGAAAGCTTCTTTCCAGGCTCCTGCACACAGATATTCAACATGGACCAAATTCTTGTAAAAATCCTCGTAAAACACAGATGGGCTGTGGATATTTGGATACAGTGCCTATAGAATGTTGTcattgcataactattcaccccctttgtttaggcaagcctaaattagttctaAAGCAACATTTTGCTTAAacaatcacataataagttagaCGCTCTGTGTGAAATAACAGGGGTGTCATGATTTTTCATACAAAcatcatctgtaaggtccctcagtcaagtactgaatttcaagcacagattcaactacaaaggcCAGAGAGCTTTTTAAAAGCCTCAttaagaagggcagtgattggtagatggacaacaataacaaatcagacattgaatatattTGCATGGTCAAgctaataattatgctgtggatgatgtattaaaccacccagacacatcaaataCGCAgtcatccttctgaactgagctgtagAACAGGAAGAAAACTCCTtatggatttcaccatgaggccattggtgattttaaaacagctacagagttcaatggcagaaaactgaggatggatcaacaacattgtcatTTAGATTATTCTGGAGTCACCTCAGAgcgaaaagaagaatacaaatatacagaagattttttttaaattcccaAACCAGCATATGCATcttacaaggcactaaagtaatactgcaaaagaaACACGGCAAAGGAATACACTACacgcctaaatgcaaagccttatgtttggggcaaatccaacacattactgaaaaactgcctccttattttcaagcatggagcTGGCTGCATCATGATATGGaatgcttgacatcggcaaagactggggagtttttcaggctgAAAATAAATGGGATGGAGCTTAGCGCAGCCAAAAAtcgtagaggaaaacctgcttcagtatgctttacaccagacactgggagaggaattcaactTTCAGCTGGATATTCCctacaacacaaagccaaatctacaatGGAGTTTCTTACCTAGAAgacactgaatgttcctgagaggctaagttacagttttgacttaaatctgcttgacaaTCTATGGCAAAAGTTGCTGTCTAGCCATAATGCCCAACACTTTGACAGAACTTGgaacattttgaaaagaataatgggcttcagtttcttggcaatttctcacatggaatagccttaatttgtCAGAAAAAGAATACACTGAAGAGTTTCAGAAGAGAGTCTTTGTTTCTGgttattttgagcctgtaatcgaacccacaggctgatgctccagattctcaactagtctgaagaaggccagttttattgcttctttaatcagcacacagTTTTtagttgtgctaacataattgcaaaagggttttctaatgatcaattagccttttaaaatgatacacttggtgtgacgtgtgctccctctccagctTCTAGGTCATCAGCCTGCTcgttatggtgcacacctgtcaccatcgttacgcgcacctgcacatcatcactcacctggactccatcacttccctgattaccttccctatatatgacACTGAtctgtgtcatgtctgtgtgttgttcgtggtttcttgttttgtattatattacgtttatttattaaaatactcactccctgaacttgcttcccgactcttaGAGCACTCgttacacttggattagctaacacaacgtgccattggaacacaggagtgatggttgctgataatgggcctctgtagatattccatctgTTTccacgtttccagctacaacagtcatttacaacattaacaatgtctacactgtatttctgatcaattcgatgttattttaatgaacaaaaaaatgtgcttttctttcaaaaacaaggacatttctaagtgaccacttTTGAACGTTAGtgaatatattcttattccattcctttagatttgtgtgtattaggtagttgttgtggaattgttagatattgctgcactgtcagaactagaagcacaagcattccgctacactcgcaataacatctgctaaccatgtgtatgtgaccaataaaatttgatttcatgggtttctaacatgtattgactcaggggggtgaAGACTTATCTAATAAAGTTAttgtatattagtgttttatttttcattcatcTTTTAAAAATATGATtgcatttttcttccactttgacattcaaGTATTTTGTGTCGATCATTGACAAAAAAAGGCATTTAAATCCATtctaatcccactttgtaagacAGTAAAATGTGAAGAGATCCAAGGGGGTTTAGTCTTTCTACAGGCACTGTATGTGGATATTTTACTCTACTCTTTTCATTGTTATTATTCAGTATTGATTGATGTACTGCATTGTTGAGGGAGCTagcacataagcatttcactgcaccttttatacctgctgcAAACTGTGTGtgatgaatacatttgatttgatatggtgTTTGTGTAGAAGACACACTTACCAGGTTTGTGAGGAAggactctactctctctcttctcttcctcagacagagagattgTACAGGAGAGCCAATCAGAATCTGAGGGAGAATACAGCAGCCAACTACTGACACTCAACAAGCCCTGAGAATCTGTTACAGAGAGAAGGGGGTGATAGACAACCATTTATTATGAGAGAGATTTACTCATAGATACATTTTTGTGATGAATTAAAATTGCATAGTGCCTGGTTTGTTAAGACTGGAATTACAGAGGTTaatatgggaccggcgggacgaattcgtcccacctacgtaacagccactgccatcctgtggcgcgattttcaaaatcttcaaaatcatattacttcaatttctcaaacatatgactattttacagccatttaaagataagactctcgttaatctaaccacactgtccgatttcaaaaaggctttacaacgaaagcaaaacattagattatgtcagcagagtaccaagccagaaataatcagacagccatttttcaagccagcatataatgtcaccaaaacccagaagacagctaaatgcagcactcacctttgatgatcttcatcagatgacaaccctaggacattatgttatacaatacatgcatgttttgttcaatcaagttcatatttatatcaaaaaccagctttttacattagcatgtgacgttcagaactagcatacccccgcaaacttacggggaattcgctaacattttactaaattactcacgataaacgttcacaaaaagcataacaattattttaagaattatagatacagacctcctctatgcactcgatatgtccgattttaaaatagcttttggtgaaagcacattttgcaatattctcagtagatagcccaggcatcacgggctcgctatttagacacccggcaagtttagcactcaccataatcatatttactattataaaaatgtcattaccttttgttgtcttcgtcagaatgcacacccaggacgtctacttcaataacaaatgttggtttggtccaaaataatccatcgttatatccgaatagcggcgttttgttcgtgcgttccagacactatccgaaatagtaaagaagtgtcgcgcttggcgcaattcctgacaataaaattcaaagtattccattgccgtacgtcgaagcatgtcaaccactgtttaaaatctatttttacgtcatttttctcgtagaaaagcgataaaattccgacagggaatctccttttcggcaaacagaggaaaaaaatcccaaaggcgggggcggtcggggtcacgcgcataagctagtgtctcttgatgggccacttgagaaaggcgataatgtgtttcagcctggggctggaatgacgacattctcttttttcccgggctatgagagcctatggacgacgtgggaagtgtcacgttagagcagagatccttagtaaatgatagagatggcaaagaagttccagaaatggtcagacaggccacttcctgtaaaggaatctctcaggttttgacctgccatttgagttctgttatactcacagacaccattcaaacagttttagaaaatttagggtgttttctatccatatgtaataagtatatgcatattctagttactgagtaggagtggtaaccagattaaatcgggtatgttttttatccagccgtgtcaatgctgccccctagccctaacaggtaacAGCCTCTAAGTACTCGCTAGAGAACGCGCTGTCGGGTGTCCTCTTTATCCTACATATCAGATTCATATACTGTGTTATTAGGGGTGTGACAACCTGGCTATACTTGTATTCGTAAACGGAGCCTTAAATTGACAGTtactttgtcacgtcctgaccagtaaaggggttgtttgttattgtagtttggtcaaggcttggcagggggtgtttgtttagagtgtttctggGTTTTTTGGttcatgttctatgttagtgtatttctatgttcgttctagttagtctatttctatgcttagtttattggtttgaccttcaattggaggcagctgtttttcgttgcctctaattgaaggtcctatttaaaaggggtgttttttctatgggatttgtgggtaattgttccgtgtttagcgttgagccttacaggactgtcttcgtcatcattgtttgttattttgttttgtgttcACGTTCCTtcgaataaagaagatgagtttacacattcccgctgcgttttggtccaattccTACAACGAGCGTGACATACTTGTGATCAGGAAAAAAATGAAAGTGTTTTTTATGCCTAACTAGACGTTGGAAAAATGTCTCATCTCCCTGTAGGCTTATAGACCAAAAAGCTAGGAGCCACTGAGgtgtgtgactctgtctgtgtgtcctttCCTTAAAATTTTCAGTAGGCAGACACATTCTTTCCCTACTCTTGCttcacttgttagatattatgcacATTGATAGCCTGCTAGAAAACATCCTTGCCTATTGATTTATCATAGTAGCAGGCTAACAGGAGGCAGCAACAATCTAAATGATCAGACCGAAATatgcattacattacattacatttaagtcatttagcagacgctcttatccagagcgacttacaaattggtgcattcaccttatgatatccagtggaacaaccactttacaatagtgcatcaaaatcttttaaggggggggattagaaggattactttatcctatcccaggtattccttaaagaggtggggtttcaggtgtctccggaaggtggtgattgactccgctgtcctggcgtcgtgagggagcttgttccaccattggggtgccagagcagcgaacagttttgactgggctgagcgggaactgtgcttcctaaGAGgtaagggggccagcaggccagaggtggatgaacgcagtgcccttgtttgggtgtagggcctgatcagagcctgaaggtatggaggtgccgttcccttcacagctccgtaggcaatcaccatggtcttgtagcggatgcgagcttcaactggaagccagtggagagagcggaggagcggggtgacgtgagagaacttgggaaggttgaacaccagacgggctgcggcgttctggatgagttgtaggggtttaatggcacaggcagggagcccagccaacagcgagttgcagtaatccagacgggagatgacaagtgcctggattaggacctgcgccgcttcctgtgtgaggcagggtcgtactctgcgaatgttgtagagcatgaacctacaggatcgggtcaccgccttgatgttagtggagaacgacagggtgttgtccaggatcacgccaaggttcttagcactctgggaggaggacacaagggagttgtcaaccgtgatggcgagatcatggtacgggcagtccttccccgggaggaagagcagctccgtcttgccgaggttcagcttgagctggtgatccgtcatccacactgatatgtctgacagatatGCGATGAGAAGTGATTGGGTGAAATAGACTGCTTCGCTCTATCCAATTAGATGAGCAGGATCAATGAACAGCCCTCCGTTCTCTTTCTTAAACTAGCTAGTTTAGTTATTTAGTGCACGATGCTGAGGAGGACGCGCAGTTGCATGCTTTCTTGGTGTTCACAATTCTTCTTCATCATTACACTATTATTCTAAATTCAATcaacctcttcatcctcctcatcattcagttcattcaaatATAATTGTAATGTCACGTGCACGATTATCAGTTTCTATCGCCAATTCATCTATTGACcgcattcattcagtgaggagagagaggcataTTAAGTCCCAGGTACcatttaacatttaacatttttacCAATGCCCAACAGGGCATTTGTCTTGGCTCCTTAAGTTAGGAATCGGTGTGAAAAAGTAAACAGGTTCTATATACTTTTCTGTTTGTGATTTAAAAATTCTGACAACTGAGCAATGTAAAATATAACTATTTAGGAGGAGAAAATTGCTTTCAAAATGGcagatttatttttattaaaaaatcAAATGGAAGGTTCTAGTGTTGAGGCTAAGTTCATCTTTAAAACCTTTGTAGGAGCATCATTATATCTTTGAGCTGTTTCCTAAAACCATCGTTACTTAATTAAGTTGCACTTGAAAACACTCGTAAGTTAAGAACTGACCTAGACCACACGTAGAACAGGTAAGTGCGTCTTTAGATTATGTTTTGCCGTCCCACGAATCACCTGTATCACTGTAACCGCTGATAACTTTAGAACAAAACTGAATTCAAATACAAAGTTTACAAAATCTTTGCAATTTTTTACAAACAAGTaaaggatacatttttttttaaatgcattttaaAGTAAATATTCATATGCTGCATAGTCCTAGATTCATATTGCATATTCAATCAATTGAGTTATATTTTGGTATTGCAGGCTAAAGTAATTTTTCATTTTGTGAAACAACATTATTATTATACATTGAGCTTTAAGAGTATTGGGAAAGTgacttttgttgttgttttggccctTTACTAACAGGGCCAAAGATacaatgaatatgaggttgaagtgcagactgtcagctttaatttgagggtattgcCATCCATACTGGGTGAagcgtttagaaattacagcactttttgacaTTGTCGCCCCATTTTGAGGGTCCAAAAGTATCGggtcaaattcacttatgtgtattaaagtagtaagaAGTTAAGTATTTGCTCCCATATTAATAGCATGCAATGATtatatcaagcttgtgactctacataTGGTAAatcatgtagtgtcattttggagtcacttttattgtacactgaacaaaaatatgaacgcaacatgcaacaggtcatatgaggaaatcagtcagttgaaattaataaataaataaagccataatctatggatttcacatgactgggaatacagatacgaatctgttggtcacagatacctttaaaaaagctAGGGGACTTGATCAGAAATCCAGGGCGGGATAAATGTAGGGGCTTACCGTCGGGGGCCCAAGAGTCAgcagaaaataaataataaaacaatggtaatgaaaaaatattataattgaggaaatacagtgcattaggaaagtattcacactccttgactttttccacattttgttactttacagccatattctaaaatgtattaaatagtttttttcctcatcaatcttcacacaataccccaatatgacaaagcaaaaaggttATTAGACATGGTAGACCAAAAACTAAAACAtcacatttatgtaagtattcagaccatttactctgcactttgttgaagaacagtcttcttgggtatgacgctagaagcttggcacacctgtacttggggagtctctcacattcttctctgcagatcctctcaagctctgtcaggttggatggggagcgtcgctgcacagctattttcaggtctctccagagatgttcaatcaggttcaagtccggactctggctttGCCAAAAGGACATTCCGAaacctgtcccgaagccactcatgcattgtcttggctgtgtgcttaggattgttgtcctgttggaaggtgaacctttgcccagtctgaggttctgagcgctctggagcaggttttcatcaaggatctctgtacaaTGCGccatttatctttccctcgatcctgactagtctccctgccactgaaatacatccccacagcatgatgctgccaccaccatgcttcaccttagggatggtgccaggtttcctccagacgtgatccttggcattcaggccaaagagttcaatcttggtttcatcagaccagagaatcgtgttactcatggtctgagagtcttgaggtaccttttggcaaactccaattgagctgtcatgtgccttttactgaggagtggcttccgtctggccactctaccgtaaaggcctgattggtggagtgctgcacctTCTGGAAGgtgctcccatctccacagaggaactctggagctctgtcagagtgaccattgggttcttggtcacctctctgaccaagacccttctcccccgattgctcagctctagaaagagtcttggtggttccaaacttgggttctttgggaccttcaatgctgtagacatgttttggtacccttccccagatctgtgcctgcctcgacacaatcctgtctctgagccctatggacaattccttcgaactcatggcttagtttttgctctgacacgcactgtcaactgtgggaccttctatagaccggtgtgtgcctttccaaatcatgtccaaacaattgaatttaccacagactccaatcaagttttagaaatatgatgatcaatggaaacagaatgtacctgagctcattttcgagtctcataccaaagggtctgaatacttatgtaaataaggtatttctgttttttatttttaatacattttcaaaaagttCTATAAccttgcttttgctttgtcattatggggtcttgtgtatagattgatgagggggaaaagtatttaatacattttagaataaggctgtaatgtaacaaaatgtggaaaaacagaaggggtctgaatactttcagtgaatttgtcccaaaacatttggtcccctaaaataagggggactatgtacaaaaagtgctgtaatttctaaacggttcacccgatatggataaaAAAAGCCTCAGATTAATGCTGACAGTCGTCCAAATACTTTGTAGCTCACTGTATTATAGACTAAGCCATTAGAATATCCCTTCTCAATATCAGTCGTCAGTGTTCATTCCAATGTTAAGGTAAGAATTTGAATAGAGAAAGCTGATCCGGGAGCAGCGCTGCCTTTCTTTCAACCCTATAATTATCGACACTCCAATGACACACTTAGCGAactttctctctgtgtggtgttttgggaaacggaTGTTAGGTCTACATCTTTGACCATTGTATTaactggagaaggagagagagagggagagagagaatttctAGTGATGATTTATTACTGTCTATGTAATTACCTGAGGTGAAGAGTACTTGTTCATTttttatctctgtcccctctttgTTTCTCCAGGTGAGTTTAGGTTGTGGTGACCATCCCTCTGATGAACAGGTAACGTTCACCTGACCTCCTCCTCCACTGGCTACGGAGAGAACTGGGGCGCTGCCTGTCACTGATAGAGAGATAAGGGAGTGTGGAGGCAGGCTACAATGATGTAGGCTAAACAACAATTGTGAGAAACAATTGTATCACATTTTCCTGTGGATTACTTTTAAGTTGTAAAAATAAGTGCCACTTTATTGTGAGTATTCTATACTTTATGTAGAGTTCGGTGCAGTATTGCAGATGTAAAATCATGTTGAAACCGTTTCAGCCATAAGCCTCTTACCATTCATTGAGAGATAAACGTTGGCCTTTTCGTACCACCTTTCATTGCTGACATGGCACACATACTCCCCCCTGTCTTCCAGTGTGACCCTCTCCAGTGTCAGGGACACATTCCCTCTCTCCAGCCCCCCAGTTAGAGAAACCCTGCCCCTGTACCGGGGATCCACAGGGGCCTCCTGGATCTTGTGATCTTTGTACAACAAGGCAGGGCTGTTGGAGTTCTCGGACCGGTACCAGCGCACCTCCAATGGCTCAACATTGAAGAGAGGCGAGAGTTCACAAGGTAGAGTGACAGAGGCGTTCAACCGGGTCAAAATGGGACCATTAGGGACGGTCAAGGTGAAGACCTCTGGGGCTGGGTATAGGAGGAAAGAAATAAGAACGTATGATGAAGAATACTCATTCAAGTCCTGTTTAGGTCTTTAATAACCAAGAGATTGTTTTAGTGGGTAAATGGAAACTAATGTAATTAACAGAGTAAACGTTCTCACCAGGTTTTTGAGCTGTGATGGTAACAGTGAAAGCAGCCAGTAACAGCACCCTGAGGCATACCCCTGTGTTGAAGAAAGAGGACAACACTGTTACATTACCCAGCTAAAAGGATTAATAAATCACATTTTGTTTACATTATAATGCCAAGTCATATTTTTATtgctcctttatttaaccaggtaggccagttgagaacaagttctcatttacaactgcaacctggaaATATAGCAATGAACATTGGACTTTCACTGATCCTACATAGAACATACACTGTAGAAAACCATAGTAATAGAAGCTGACTGATGTGAATTTAATGTGATACCATGTAAAGCAGTATgagataacatgaaactacacaagtgttccaaaaacaagtTTTCACATGATTTTACATGTGAAATTTCACGTGAAATCATGTGGTTCATCTGTAAGTGGAGGGATTCATATAAGAACACCATTATTCAACAATAACAGGAAGGGTGGTAATCACACGGCATTATTAAATGCTTGTGTACCTGATTGCATGGTCCCTCCACCTTCATTTCCTTTTATTATGCGGTTGAAAATGGACGGGATCTTCTGGTAATCTGGTAGATTAATGGCTGAATCTGAATATCATAgtatattaaaaaaattattcaaatAATTATTCTTATACCTTGTAGACAAGAGTGGTAATAGACCAGCGAGAAAAAGAGGGAGTCTGTCCACTCCTTCCCTTAGAGTATGACATTATCTTCACGTTCACCACATCTGTTTATTGATTTACAAGTTGGCTTTCTACCACAGTTTGTGCTCGTCATGAAAGGGGACCCATTCATTGAAGGgtaaagtacagtgcattcggaaagtatgtaGACCTATTGactttttaccacattttgttacattacagcgttattctaaaattgtttttttaaacTAATCCTCATGatactacatacaataccccaaaatgacgaagtgaaaacagctttttagaaatgtttgcacatttattacaaataaaaaactgaaatgatCTACATGAGTATAAGTATTCATACCTGTTGTTATATGACTCGAatgtgagctcaggtgcatcctgtttccattgatcatccttgagatgtttatagaacgtgattgagtccacctgtggtaaattcaattgattggacatgatctggaaaagcacacacctgtctatataaggtcccacagttgaacgtgcatgtcagagcaaaaaccaagcaatgaggtcaaaggaattgtccgttgagctctGAGActggattgtgtagaggcacagatctggggaagggtaccaagccatttctgcaacattgaaggtccccaagaacagtgttGTCTCCgtcattgttaaatggaagaaatttgaaccaccaagactcttcctagagctggccgcccggccaaactgagcaatcaggggggaAGGGCTttggtaagggaggtgaccaagaacccgatggtcactctgacagagctccagagttcctctgtggggatgggagaaccttccagaaggacaaccatctctgcaacactccaccaatcagg encodes the following:
- the LOC106602684 gene encoding butyrophilin subfamily 2 member A2 isoform X2; its protein translation is METNRRITRSDSAINLPDYQKIPSIFNRIIKGNEGGGTMQSGVCLRVLLLAAFTVTITAQKPAPEVFTLTVPNGPILTRLNASVTLPCELSPLFNVEPLEVRWYRSENSNSPALLYKDHKIQEAPVDPRYRGRVSLTGGLERGNVSLTLERVTLEDRGEYVCHVSNERWYEKANVYLSMNVTGSAPVLSVASGGGGQVNVTCSSEGWSPQPKLTWRNKEGTEIKNEQVLFTSDSQGLLSVSSWLLYSPSDSDWLSCTISLSEEEKRESRVLPHKPGAWKEAFIVTLVLSLLLLCALSTVVCILLKHRDQIKLEQSKSETKKLFKVTENSQEKQPVKDGINLQDWRQVKGFQENITMNEKTAHSAIRVTQEGKTAQYINENMKSSDRRHPHVLANQSFESEQHYWEVKVRDETFAKAVGDCRKLSWYVGVARDNADRTSTVPVTAHYGFWILSYEEGKGFHVNTDPLTSEPVREDLSVVGVFLDCDKHSLSFYNVDTESHIYTFCNLVTSYSFCPVFSPGQHDLHPITILNEN